One Deinococcus roseus DNA window includes the following coding sequences:
- a CDS encoding O-methyltransferase, translated as MTEETLLALDSYIQKHYAQEDRVLKNILTHSNEAGLDPIQLSPTQAKMLHLLVKIQGAKRILEVGSLGGYSGTWLARALPQDGKLITLEINPDAARVARSNFEQAGLSDRVEVIEGDAIQTMKGLLKQEPFDFVFIDADKTLYPEYYEFAMRLVHPGSLIVLDNVVQQGKILDPSLKESRNRKVRELNAFIGLDPRVEAIMVPTFTSKGLDGFLVVRVK; from the coding sequence GTGACCGAAGAAACCCTGCTGGCACTGGACAGTTACATCCAGAAACACTACGCCCAGGAGGACCGCGTCCTCAAAAACATCCTGACCCACAGCAATGAAGCTGGCCTGGACCCCATCCAGCTCAGCCCCACCCAGGCCAAGATGCTGCACCTGCTGGTGAAAATTCAGGGTGCAAAACGCATTCTGGAAGTGGGCAGTCTGGGCGGGTACAGCGGCACCTGGCTGGCCCGTGCCCTCCCCCAGGACGGCAAACTGATCACCCTGGAAATCAACCCGGACGCAGCACGGGTGGCCCGCAGCAATTTTGAACAGGCCGGTCTGTCAGACCGGGTGGAAGTCATTGAAGGCGACGCCATCCAGACCATGAAAGGCCTGCTGAAACAGGAGCCTTTCGATTTTGTGTTCATTGACGCCGACAAGACCCTCTACCCCGAGTACTACGAATTTGCCATGCGTCTGGTGCACCCCGGAAGCCTGATCGTGCTGGACAATGTGGTGCAGCAGGGTAAAATTCTGGACCCCAGCCTGAAAGAAAGCCGAAACCGCAAGGTCAGGGAACTGAACGCCTTCATCGGGCTGGATCCCAGGGTGGAAGCCATCATGGTGCCCACCTTCACCTCCAAAGGGCTGGATGGTTTTCTGGTGGTGCGGGTGAAGTAG